One window from the genome of Gimesia aquarii encodes:
- a CDS encoding HEAT repeat domain-containing protein — MKRCSIWAAVLSASVAVPFAGCSHMPTAMLPSSAKEKVLDSKMVVAQDLENKKEFEKAKKAYESIHKADPKHARACHRLAIVSYRLGEREKALEYFKQGHELTPENPELLSDYGYALYKMKQYKQAEGILKKSVKLDSQSERAITRLATVYGIQGKMKESYTELRKISSPAEAHEIVAHLHSQRGEKQLALSHYQKSLAISKREASGRGDLKKGSKAYELNQELLKRVEQNVAHLSSDPSLKSAQSKMQMVNHSQQKKRELTASVAEKDLFRKPVEKTSKKTIRKSIKKTPEIEVAETKDSPFRVIRERIVNPGAKQKVENPFLADPKLAESAFEKPKMEVAEKKQETQSKAKQQIDELDQLLARTKSRPEVKEEITFRKLTDEDVQKVERSIKAEKQTAQVTRDVQVARVDTKPVQKNIKQKRSAYELMRELQYELIADFTPPEEELIIEDKPEFQLVEQTEPQVASVPQREVENPFVNQTRQVTVQSPFEGRTIKLGKWKPVEPGMKAPEKTQVSTVSRQVEVQPVLKSKKTFVQNAIVSRPKPETAQPMTAADMCPAATGEVLKLVKQLDAHDVPTLKQAVQRLGAMESEATAATPALRSLTLHENMGVRIQCAFSLWKIEGNTDDSIPTLIDAMNSFVESDRSFAAAVLSQMGTQSQELTPILVRSLSDTNEYVRLHTAELLARNPEWQSQANKTLADCVVSKDVNIRWLATYSLADLKSQDDRVVAALSIALQDKASQVRAGAAYALGEIGPYAHKSIPELLKARFDSNSEVRVAAKNALSRVRRVSPPSAN, encoded by the coding sequence ATGAAGCGCTGCAGTATTTGGGCCGCAGTTCTTTCAGCGTCTGTCGCTGTTCCGTTCGCAGGTTGTTCTCATATGCCCACAGCCATGCTTCCTTCATCTGCGAAGGAAAAAGTTCTGGATAGCAAAATGGTCGTTGCTCAGGATTTAGAAAACAAAAAAGAATTTGAAAAGGCCAAAAAAGCCTACGAATCGATTCATAAGGCAGATCCCAAGCACGCGCGTGCCTGTCATCGACTGGCCATCGTCAGTTATCGATTAGGTGAACGCGAGAAAGCACTGGAGTACTTTAAGCAAGGACATGAACTTACACCTGAAAACCCAGAGCTTCTGAGTGACTATGGTTACGCGCTGTATAAGATGAAACAGTACAAGCAGGCAGAAGGGATTCTGAAAAAATCAGTAAAGCTTGATTCACAAAGTGAGCGCGCGATTACTCGACTGGCAACCGTGTATGGTATCCAGGGGAAAATGAAAGAGAGTTACACCGAACTCCGCAAAATCAGTTCCCCTGCAGAGGCACATGAAATTGTTGCACACCTGCACTCCCAACGTGGAGAGAAACAATTGGCCTTAAGCCATTACCAGAAATCGCTGGCGATCAGCAAAAGAGAAGCCAGTGGCAGGGGAGATTTGAAAAAGGGTTCCAAAGCATACGAGCTGAATCAGGAATTATTGAAGCGCGTCGAACAGAATGTTGCCCACCTTTCGAGCGATCCCAGTCTGAAATCCGCGCAATCAAAAATGCAAATGGTCAACCATTCTCAGCAGAAGAAACGTGAGTTGACTGCATCTGTCGCAGAAAAAGACCTCTTTCGCAAACCAGTCGAAAAAACGTCTAAGAAAACAATCAGGAAAAGTATAAAGAAGACACCAGAAATCGAAGTTGCTGAAACGAAAGACTCTCCATTCCGCGTCATTCGAGAACGTATTGTAAATCCGGGAGCGAAACAGAAAGTAGAGAATCCGTTTCTGGCAGATCCCAAGTTAGCGGAATCTGCTTTTGAAAAACCAAAAATGGAAGTTGCCGAGAAGAAACAAGAGACTCAATCAAAAGCCAAACAACAGATTGATGAGCTGGATCAGCTTCTGGCTCGAACAAAATCGCGTCCTGAGGTAAAAGAAGAAATTACGTTCAGAAAACTGACTGATGAAGACGTGCAAAAAGTAGAACGATCTATTAAAGCAGAAAAACAGACAGCGCAAGTGACCAGAGACGTACAGGTGGCTCGCGTTGACACGAAACCAGTTCAGAAAAATATAAAACAGAAACGCTCTGCCTATGAATTAATGCGTGAATTGCAGTATGAGCTGATTGCAGACTTCACGCCTCCTGAAGAGGAGTTGATCATAGAAGACAAACCTGAATTCCAACTGGTTGAGCAGACTGAACCCCAGGTTGCGTCTGTACCACAAAGAGAAGTGGAGAATCCTTTTGTGAATCAGACCCGTCAGGTGACGGTTCAATCTCCCTTTGAAGGACGCACGATTAAGCTTGGAAAATGGAAGCCTGTTGAACCTGGAATGAAAGCTCCAGAAAAAACTCAGGTGAGTACTGTCTCACGTCAAGTTGAGGTCCAACCTGTCCTAAAGAGCAAAAAAACTTTTGTGCAAAACGCGATTGTAAGCCGACCCAAGCCAGAAACAGCTCAGCCGATGACGGCAGCCGATATGTGCCCTGCTGCGACCGGAGAAGTATTGAAGTTAGTCAAGCAACTTGATGCACATGATGTACCAACGTTGAAACAGGCTGTTCAACGCCTGGGGGCGATGGAATCCGAGGCAACAGCAGCGACACCCGCTCTCCGATCGTTAACGCTACATGAAAATATGGGAGTTCGTATTCAGTGTGCGTTTTCATTGTGGAAAATTGAAGGAAACACCGATGATTCGATTCCCACTTTGATTGACGCCATGAACTCATTTGTTGAGAGTGATCGTTCCTTTGCCGCAGCCGTGTTGTCTCAGATGGGTACGCAATCTCAGGAGTTAACACCCATTCTGGTTCGTTCGTTGTCAGATACGAATGAGTACGTCCGCTTACATACTGCCGAGTTACTGGCTCGTAATCCAGAGTGGCAATCTCAGGCAAATAAAACTCTGGCCGATTGTGTTGTATCCAAAGATGTCAACATCCGCTGGCTAGCGACCTACAGTCTGGCAGATCTGAAATCTCAGGATGATCGAGTCGTTGCTGCTCTCTCTATTGCCTTGCAAGACAAAGCCAGCCAGGTTCGAGCGGGAGCCGCTTATGCACTGGGCGAAATCGGCCCGTATGCACACAAGTCGATTCCTGAATTACTAAAAGCACGTTTTGATTCAAACTCCGAAGTCAGAGTGGCTGCAAAGAATGCTCTGAGTCGTGTGCGACGAGTCAGTCCACCTTCGGCAAATTAA
- a CDS encoding CinA family protein, with translation MLPDFLLQAAKEVQATLRTHDEKLVLAESCTGGLVATLMTSLPGISDYFCGSAVVYRWDTKMKWLGVQPETLEKYTDVSRETARELALGVLKQTPEATWAASITGHLGPNAPQDQDGLICIGVAHRSSMDLSNPPEIKRVESFQTDSLLSEFRFEADSTPELSLRQQRQLAAARQMLKLISAALER, from the coding sequence ATGTTACCCGATTTTTTGCTGCAAGCTGCGAAAGAAGTTCAGGCGACTTTGAGAACGCATGATGAAAAGCTGGTGCTGGCTGAAAGCTGCACCGGTGGTCTGGTGGCGACTTTAATGACCAGCCTGCCGGGAATTTCTGATTATTTTTGTGGTTCCGCCGTCGTTTACCGCTGGGATACCAAAATGAAATGGTTGGGCGTGCAGCCGGAGACTCTGGAAAAATATACGGATGTGAGTCGTGAAACAGCCAGAGAGTTGGCACTTGGAGTCTTAAAGCAAACTCCCGAAGCAACATGGGCTGCATCAATTACAGGTCACCTGGGGCCAAATGCCCCCCAAGATCAAGATGGACTGATTTGTATTGGCGTAGCTCATCGAAGTTCAATGGATCTCAGTAACCCACCAGAAATAAAGAGAGTCGAATCCTTCCAAACAGATTCTTTACTTTCAGAGTTTCGATTCGAAGCCGATTCGACACCGGAACTCTCACTGAGGCAACAGAGACAGCTTGCTGCCGCCCGTCAAATGCTGAAGCTGATTTCAGCTGCTTTAGAACGCTAA
- the trmB gene encoding tRNA (guanosine(46)-N7)-methyltransferase TrmB: MSRSKPTTDLKPYFQTLEDLEGPFNWSDFFGNDNPVVLDVGTGRGLFLFNSSGANPDKNYLGLEIDYREGRRAATRLFKADRPNARVLGGDARMAFDNFIPKSSISEVHVYFPDPWWKKRHHKRRIFTDVFVRQVTTVLKQGGELHFWTDVEEYFERVKNLMDHASQFAHRDAPEEKLPEHEMDYQTSFERKKRNEGWKIHRGLWELQS; encoded by the coding sequence ATGTCGCGTTCCAAGCCTACAACAGACCTCAAACCCTACTTTCAAACCCTCGAGGATCTGGAAGGCCCTTTCAACTGGAGCGACTTTTTCGGGAATGACAACCCCGTTGTATTAGATGTAGGAACAGGTCGCGGTTTATTCCTGTTTAATTCCAGCGGAGCAAATCCGGACAAAAATTATCTCGGTCTGGAAATCGACTATCGTGAAGGGCGGCGGGCAGCGACACGACTCTTCAAAGCGGACCGGCCCAATGCCCGTGTTTTGGGCGGGGATGCGCGAATGGCCTTTGACAACTTTATCCCGAAATCATCCATTTCCGAAGTGCATGTCTACTTTCCTGATCCCTGGTGGAAAAAACGACATCATAAACGTCGAATTTTCACGGATGTGTTTGTCAGACAGGTCACAACGGTGCTCAAGCAGGGAGGTGAACTTCACTTCTGGACTGACGTCGAAGAGTATTTCGAACGGGTTAAAAATTTGATGGATCACGCCAGTCAATTTGCACATCGGGACGCTCCCGAAGAAAAGCTACCCGAGCATGAAATGGATTATCAAACCAGCTTCGAACGAAAAAAGCGAAACGAGGGCTGGAAAATTCACCGCGGACTCTGGGAACTGCAATCATAA
- a CDS encoding TAXI family TRAP transporter solute-binding subunit, with amino-acid sequence MKRTLFKILVVSLLVSLPVILHFTYQWMTALPRQITIAAGHPEGRYHGMAVQLKSMLEQRLPIDVEILETKGSLENLELLRSGKADLGFYQPGTEFALATLKPVEAAKPKPMLHTTPHICFIANLYSQVVHIIVPADSDIKSVNDLKGRRIAIGEQSSGDLAASVPLLQHFQLTLDEIEPAYLSYEEIEKQFGGNTLDAAIVTVGVQAPVLHDLLETGHYRILEIPYIGALTRKESHFYEYEIPAGMYRRAEPTVPPQNLQTVACGAHLLTRESVSADLIAEVTLIILHQNFSRQMRLNELFAQGNTFARDNQGFPVHLGADHAYNPELKPFLNSEFVEATEGMRSFIVSILIAAYLLFRWVQNRRSKAKEHKLDRYIRQLVEIENKQMQLDGNNRDDGVVLHQLLDDVTCLRQETLKQFSAHELNEDRATDVFLEMCHALSDKINAKLLGWKIDRLGETIDKS; translated from the coding sequence ATGAAGCGTACTCTGTTCAAAATTCTGGTTGTCAGCTTGCTGGTTTCATTGCCTGTCATCCTGCATTTCACCTATCAGTGGATGACGGCGTTGCCCAGACAGATCACGATTGCCGCAGGTCATCCAGAAGGTCGCTATCACGGAATGGCCGTGCAACTCAAATCGATGTTAGAGCAACGTTTACCGATTGATGTGGAGATTCTAGAGACGAAAGGATCTTTGGAAAATCTGGAATTATTAAGAAGCGGAAAAGCGGATCTGGGTTTTTATCAACCAGGTACGGAGTTTGCGCTGGCGACATTGAAACCGGTCGAGGCGGCTAAGCCGAAACCGATGCTACACACAACACCCCATATCTGTTTCATTGCCAACCTGTATTCACAAGTAGTGCATATTATTGTGCCCGCTGATTCTGATATTAAGAGTGTGAATGACCTGAAAGGCCGCCGTATTGCGATTGGCGAACAAAGCTCTGGAGACCTGGCCGCCAGTGTGCCGCTCTTGCAGCACTTTCAATTGACTTTGGACGAAATTGAACCCGCGTATCTTTCCTATGAAGAGATCGAAAAACAGTTCGGAGGCAATACGTTAGACGCAGCAATCGTGACAGTGGGAGTTCAAGCTCCAGTGCTCCATGATTTGCTGGAAACCGGTCACTATCGCATTCTGGAAATTCCCTATATCGGCGCACTGACGCGCAAGGAATCTCATTTTTATGAATATGAAATTCCGGCAGGCATGTATCGCCGGGCAGAGCCGACAGTTCCTCCCCAAAATTTGCAGACAGTGGCTTGCGGTGCGCATCTGCTCACAAGGGAGTCCGTGTCCGCCGATCTCATTGCTGAAGTGACCTTGATCATTCTGCATCAAAATTTTTCACGACAGATGCGTTTGAACGAGCTATTTGCACAAGGCAATACATTTGCCCGCGACAATCAGGGATTCCCGGTTCATCTTGGTGCGGATCATGCATATAATCCTGAATTGAAACCCTTTCTGAATTCCGAGTTTGTTGAAGCAACTGAGGGGATGCGATCGTTCATCGTGTCGATCCTGATTGCCGCGTATCTGTTGTTTCGATGGGTTCAGAATCGGCGCTCAAAAGCGAAGGAACATAAACTGGACCGTTATATTCGACAATTGGTGGAAATCGAAAACAAGCAGATGCAACTGGACGGAAATAATCGCGATGACGGAGTTGTGTTACATCAGTTACTTGATGATGTGACTTGTTTACGTCAGGAAACACTGAAACAGTTTTCAGCACATGAATTGAATGAAGATCGCGCCACCGATGTTTTTCTGGAAATGTGCCATGCCTTGAGTGACAAAATTAACGCCAAGCTGTTAGGCTGGAAAATCGATCGTCTGGGTGAGACAATCGATAAATCCTGA
- the serA gene encoding phosphoglycerate dehydrogenase, with product MYRVLITDNLSPAGLKVLEDNPEIEVDVRSGLSPEEVREALKSADGIIIRSATKLTDEVLKGQPRLKAIVRAGVGVDNIDRVAATREGIVVMNTPAGNTTSTAEQTIALMMGLARNIGPAYSTMKEGKWERKKLTGTQVAGKTLAVVGLGRIGLSVAQRAQGLEMKVIGYDPFLSAEKAAEYGIELYKEVDEIVKHCDFLSVHTPLTDETRDLINAERIATMRPGVRIINCARGGIINEDDLADALESGKVAGAACDVFTQEPPENRRLIDAPNMLSTPHLGASTDEAQEMVALEAAEIITDYLTRNEIRHAINMIPVSGAEMADLKPHVELGHRLGLFLSHQTEGSLKNVQIQYRGEVAEKQTKLITSSFAAGLLSNAFEADINIVNATVFAKERGIGISESKSSEAGTLSTMISATIETDEGQYSAAGTIFGQDFLRLTKLDEFYLDGYLDGNLLIYRHHDVPGLIGYIGTVLGNHKVNIAHMALGRLQNQPGGEAIAVLNVDGEVPEAALAEVSGHKDVSCVKLVKMPPATAPLPWLQ from the coding sequence ATGTACCGAGTCCTGATCACGGACAATCTTTCGCCAGCCGGCCTTAAAGTTCTCGAAGATAACCCGGAAATCGAAGTCGATGTTCGGTCCGGTCTTTCGCCGGAAGAAGTACGGGAAGCACTCAAGTCAGCAGATGGGATCATCATTCGCAGCGCGACCAAACTCACGGACGAAGTCCTGAAAGGGCAACCCAGATTAAAGGCAATTGTCCGGGCAGGTGTCGGCGTTGATAATATCGATCGTGTGGCCGCCACGCGCGAAGGTATTGTCGTGATGAATACGCCCGCTGGAAATACCACTAGTACGGCTGAGCAAACCATTGCCCTCATGATGGGACTGGCTCGTAATATCGGACCTGCTTACTCAACAATGAAAGAAGGCAAGTGGGAGCGTAAAAAATTAACCGGAACCCAGGTCGCCGGGAAAACACTGGCCGTCGTGGGACTGGGACGTATCGGTCTTTCCGTCGCGCAACGGGCACAAGGCCTGGAAATGAAAGTCATCGGTTATGATCCCTTCCTTTCTGCAGAGAAGGCAGCCGAATATGGTATCGAACTCTATAAGGAAGTGGATGAAATCGTTAAACACTGCGACTTCCTCAGCGTGCACACTCCTCTGACAGATGAAACGCGTGACCTGATTAACGCCGAGCGTATCGCCACGATGCGTCCCGGAGTCAGAATTATCAACTGTGCCCGGGGTGGTATTATCAACGAAGACGATCTGGCAGATGCACTTGAATCGGGTAAAGTCGCGGGAGCCGCTTGTGACGTGTTTACTCAGGAACCACCAGAAAACCGACGATTGATCGATGCGCCTAATATGTTATCGACTCCCCACCTTGGTGCTTCCACAGATGAAGCACAGGAAATGGTCGCTTTGGAAGCCGCAGAGATTATTACCGATTATCTCACCCGCAACGAAATTCGCCACGCCATCAATATGATTCCCGTTTCGGGAGCAGAAATGGCAGACCTGAAACCACATGTTGAGTTGGGGCATCGTCTGGGTTTGTTCCTGTCTCACCAGACAGAAGGCAGTCTCAAAAACGTCCAAATTCAGTATCGAGGTGAAGTGGCAGAGAAACAAACGAAACTGATCACATCCAGTTTTGCGGCGGGGTTACTCTCCAATGCTTTTGAGGCAGATATCAATATCGTAAACGCCACGGTATTCGCAAAAGAGCGTGGAATTGGGATTTCTGAATCGAAATCCAGCGAAGCCGGCACACTTTCTACGATGATCTCAGCGACGATCGAAACAGACGAAGGCCAGTACTCGGCAGCCGGTACTATTTTCGGGCAGGACTTCTTACGACTTACCAAGTTGGATGAGTTTTATCTCGATGGTTACCTCGATGGCAATCTGTTGATCTACCGCCATCATGACGTTCCCGGACTCATCGGTTATATCGGCACGGTTTTGGGCAATCACAAAGTCAACATTGCTCACATGGCTCTAGGTCGACTTCAAAACCAACCTGGTGGTGAAGCGATTGCTGTTCTGAATGTCGATGGAGAAGTTCCGGAAGCAGCTTTGGCAGAAGTCTCCGGCCACAAAGACGTTTCCTGTGTGAAACTAGTAAAAATGCCGCCCGCGACTGCCCCGCTTCCCTGGTTACAATAG
- a CDS encoding HNH endonuclease — translation MISATTGKTQSSAMQASVLALNKTYSPVHVISAKRAFCLLSKDIAEVISVEDGSFMNYDFSSWIEISELRSEFNERTELEDWIFSVNFEIQVPRVVRLLHYNRIPNNTIKFNRRNIFIRDSYRCQYCHKKFGVKQLSLDHVVPRSHGGGMSWENIVSACRRCNTKKGGRTPSQAGMKLLQKPAKPSRNPVLLQQVKHEKYACWRNFVSTKELLACE, via the coding sequence ATGATATCTGCAACTACCGGGAAGACACAGTCTAGCGCCATGCAGGCGAGTGTTCTGGCGCTGAATAAGACTTATTCGCCGGTTCACGTGATCTCAGCCAAACGCGCTTTTTGTCTGCTCAGTAAAGACATTGCGGAAGTCATCAGTGTTGAAGATGGCAGCTTTATGAACTATGACTTCAGTTCCTGGATTGAAATCAGTGAGCTGAGGTCCGAATTCAATGAACGAACGGAATTGGAAGACTGGATCTTTTCTGTGAATTTTGAAATCCAGGTTCCCCGTGTTGTTCGCCTGTTGCACTATAATCGCATCCCCAACAATACGATTAAATTCAACCGCCGCAATATCTTTATTCGAGACAGTTATCGTTGCCAATACTGCCACAAAAAATTCGGCGTCAAGCAACTTAGTCTGGATCACGTCGTCCCCCGCTCTCACGGCGGAGGCATGAGTTGGGAAAATATTGTCAGTGCCTGTCGTCGCTGTAATACGAAAAAAGGAGGCCGCACGCCTTCGCAGGCTGGAATGAAGCTGCTGCAAAAACCGGCAAAGCCCAGTCGTAACCCCGTGTTGCTGCAACAGGTCAAGCATGAGAAATACGCATGCTGGCGCAACTTTGTGAGCACGAAGGAATTACTCGCCTGTGAATAA
- a CDS encoding homoserine dehydrogenase, whose translation MSSSPLNVAIIGMGTVGSGVAKILLNRAEQMTTRAGRPIHLKRAVVRDLSRTRDIELPAGVLTDDVESVINDSTIEVVLQLVGGIDPAYDIILRVLESGKDVITANKALLCEKGELVFQRAKELGRCICFEAAVAGGVPLIETVTQAMTANQIISIEAILNGTSNYILTEMFSHNTSYADAVRTAQEIGYAEADPAMDVDGTDAAQKLGILVQLALGVKVNLDQFLRQGIDSLSLADLQYADELGYTVKLLAVAKLLNGQLEMHAQPTLIRNDNPLAHVEDAYNKIALEGDAVGKVWLSGMGAGQMATASAVVANLIDVAVGRAAITFPRLNLWNSSQDIQILPREDISRRYFLRLNVEDRPHVLADITNVLGNHEISIASLVQHEAPEVDETENYPIVPLVIMTHRTTEGRFQAASRELDALDCIRAPFVRMPVND comes from the coding sequence ATGTCGTCTTCTCCTTTAAATGTGGCCATTATCGGTATGGGTACCGTAGGCAGTGGTGTAGCAAAAATTCTGCTTAATCGCGCCGAACAAATGACCACGCGGGCAGGCCGCCCCATACACCTCAAACGGGCCGTCGTAAGAGATCTTTCACGAACACGTGACATCGAGCTTCCTGCTGGAGTGCTGACCGATGATGTCGAATCCGTCATCAATGATTCTACGATTGAGGTGGTACTTCAACTGGTTGGCGGAATCGATCCCGCCTATGACATTATATTGCGCGTCCTGGAAAGCGGCAAAGATGTTATCACCGCCAACAAAGCACTCCTCTGTGAAAAAGGAGAACTCGTATTCCAGCGCGCAAAAGAGTTGGGTCGCTGCATCTGTTTCGAAGCAGCAGTCGCAGGGGGAGTCCCTTTAATCGAAACAGTCACGCAAGCCATGACTGCGAATCAAATTATTTCGATTGAAGCCATCCTGAATGGAACCAGTAATTATATTCTGACCGAAATGTTTTCCCACAATACAAGCTATGCAGACGCCGTGAGGACTGCTCAAGAAATTGGGTATGCAGAAGCTGATCCCGCCATGGACGTAGATGGCACTGATGCCGCACAGAAATTAGGAATCCTTGTGCAACTGGCATTGGGAGTGAAAGTTAATCTCGATCAATTCCTGCGACAGGGAATCGATTCGCTTTCACTGGCTGACTTACAATACGCTGACGAGCTGGGCTATACCGTCAAACTGTTGGCGGTTGCCAAATTACTGAATGGTCAACTCGAGATGCACGCGCAACCGACGTTGATTCGTAATGATAACCCGTTAGCGCACGTAGAAGACGCTTATAACAAGATCGCTTTGGAAGGTGATGCTGTGGGGAAAGTCTGGCTCTCGGGTATGGGAGCCGGGCAAATGGCGACAGCGTCTGCCGTCGTTGCTAACTTGATCGATGTCGCCGTAGGTCGGGCCGCCATTACGTTCCCGAGATTGAATCTCTGGAACTCCAGTCAGGACATTCAAATCCTGCCACGCGAAGACATTTCGCGGCGGTACTTCCTGCGTTTAAACGTAGAAGACCGCCCTCACGTACTGGCAGACATTACGAACGTGCTGGGAAATCACGAAATCAGTATCGCCAGTCTGGTACAGCATGAAGCACCTGAAGTCGATGAGACGGAAAACTACCCCATCGTTCCCCTGGTTATTATGACGCACCGCACAACCGAAGGCCGATTTCAGGCAGCCAGCAGGGAGCTGGATGCATTGGATTGCATCCGGGCTCCCTTTGTGCGCATGCCGGTGAATGATTGA
- a CDS encoding peptidylprolyl isomerase produces the protein MSRFTPWILCLAVSCLAGCPGETPTASDPEVPQATSQKQLETLPAGGDFQVLLETTKGNIVLDVHPEWSPKGAARFKELVEEGFYNDTAFFRVIDGFMAQIGINGDPAVHAKWKDNNIMDEPVVESNKRGYVSFAKSGLPNSRSTQFFINFGDNSNLDGMGFSPFAQVIEGMDVVDSLYNGYGEGAPSGRGPHQGKLVEGGNAYLKKEFPMLDYIKKATIVDGSAKEGAKPEAAAPDAKADKKPAEPEKKEEAKPEKAAPEKTPAKKDE, from the coding sequence ATGTCACGTTTTACCCCGTGGATTCTGTGTCTGGCTGTTTCTTGTTTGGCAGGCTGTCCCGGAGAAACCCCCACAGCCAGTGATCCTGAAGTTCCTCAAGCGACTTCCCAAAAACAGTTGGAAACGCTTCCTGCCGGCGGGGACTTTCAAGTTTTACTGGAAACGACAAAGGGAAATATTGTATTGGACGTACATCCTGAATGGTCACCCAAAGGGGCCGCACGCTTCAAGGAACTGGTGGAAGAGGGCTTCTATAATGATACTGCATTCTTTCGTGTGATTGACGGGTTTATGGCACAAATCGGTATTAATGGAGATCCTGCCGTACACGCCAAATGGAAAGATAACAACATTATGGATGAGCCTGTGGTCGAGTCGAATAAACGGGGCTATGTCTCTTTCGCAAAATCAGGTTTGCCTAACTCGCGTTCGACACAATTTTTTATCAACTTTGGTGATAACTCCAACTTGGATGGAATGGGCTTTTCTCCTTTTGCGCAAGTCATTGAAGGGATGGACGTCGTCGATTCTCTGTATAACGGCTATGGAGAAGGAGCACCAAGTGGACGCGGCCCCCACCAGGGAAAACTGGTCGAAGGTGGGAACGCTTATTTGAAAAAAGAGTTTCCGATGTTGGACTACATTAAAAAAGCAACCATCGTTGATGGATCTGCGAAAGAGGGAGCGAAACCAGAGGCGGCGGCTCCTGATGCAAAAGCAGACAAGAAGCCAGCAGAGCCTGAGAAAAAAGAAGAAGCGAAGCCAGAAAAAGCAGCGCCTGAAAAAACGCCTGCTAAGAAAGACGAATAG
- a CDS encoding carbohydrate kinase family protein, protein MNNVTSLPVVIGLGELLWDCFGDERRPGGAPANVAFQANQLACQGIVVSRVGQDPLGTELLDFLKQQNLATKYVQIDTTFPTGTVTVEFSDANDPQYTIHERVAWDHLEFNQPLAELMNQAKAVCFGTLAQREKTSRESIYQCLAATNADCLVVYDINLRQEYFDRSWIERSLSLAKIVKLNLDEVEVLAGLLEISVGDTGWFIEHIQKEYTVEAVCITRGAEGCLIYADDQQYDIPGMPVEVVDAVGAGDSFTAALISRRLLGWSWDKAALFANRVGGMVASHAGAMPVLRAEFERLGEEIQTR, encoded by the coding sequence ATGAATAATGTAACGTCTCTTCCAGTGGTAATCGGTTTAGGTGAATTACTGTGGGACTGTTTTGGTGATGAAAGGCGGCCCGGAGGCGCGCCGGCGAATGTCGCTTTTCAGGCAAATCAACTGGCCTGTCAGGGAATTGTCGTCTCACGCGTGGGACAAGATCCATTGGGAACAGAATTGCTGGATTTCTTAAAACAGCAAAATCTTGCTACAAAGTACGTGCAGATTGATACGACATTTCCCACCGGCACCGTGACGGTTGAGTTTTCTGACGCCAATGATCCACAATACACGATTCACGAACGAGTGGCCTGGGATCATTTAGAGTTTAATCAACCGTTGGCCGAACTGATGAATCAGGCTAAGGCGGTCTGTTTTGGTACCCTGGCTCAGCGAGAGAAAACCTCCCGAGAATCAATTTATCAGTGTCTTGCGGCGACGAACGCTGATTGTCTGGTTGTGTACGACATCAACTTGCGGCAGGAATACTTTGATCGGAGTTGGATCGAGCGTTCTTTATCTTTAGCAAAAATCGTCAAATTAAACCTGGATGAAGTAGAGGTACTGGCGGGGCTGCTAGAAATCTCTGTCGGTGATACAGGTTGGTTTATCGAACATATTCAGAAAGAGTATACTGTGGAAGCGGTCTGTATTACGCGGGGGGCTGAAGGATGTTTGATTTATGCCGACGATCAACAATATGATATTCCCGGCATGCCCGTTGAGGTCGTTGATGCGGTGGGAGCCGGCGATTCGTTTACGGCGGCTTTGATTTCGCGTCGTTTATTAGGCTGGTCCTGGGACAAGGCGGCTTTGTTTGCCAATCGTGTGGGAGGTATGGTTGCCAGCCATGCAGGAGCAATGCCTGTGTTACGTGCCGAGTTTGAGCGGCTTGGCGAGGAAATTCAGACTCGTTAA
- a CDS encoding acyl-CoA thioesterase → MHRIYEYRHLVTEEEIDGLGHVNNVVYLKWLQDAAVAHSTANGWSARRYRELKIGWVARSHYIEYLQPAFVGQEIIVQTWISTLQKVKSLRKYQIVRPLDSELLVKAETNWAFVNYENLTPRRIPQEVLSCFAVIPEQEEPR, encoded by the coding sequence ATGCATCGCATTTATGAATACCGCCATTTAGTCACCGAGGAGGAAATTGACGGACTCGGACACGTCAACAATGTGGTTTACCTAAAATGGCTACAGGACGCTGCGGTGGCACATTCCACCGCCAATGGCTGGTCAGCCCGTCGCTACCGCGAACTGAAAATCGGCTGGGTCGCGCGGAGTCACTATATTGAGTATTTACAACCGGCGTTTGTGGGTCAGGAAATTATCGTACAAACCTGGATCTCCACGCTTCAAAAGGTTAAATCTCTGCGGAAATATCAAATCGTACGCCCCCTTGATTCTGAGCTACTGGTAAAAGCCGAAACAAACTGGGCATTCGTGAATTATGAAAATCTGACTCCACGGCGCATACCGCAAGAAGTACTCTCGTGTTTCGCGGTGATTCCCGAACAGGAAGAACCCCGCTAA